AACCCCATCTACCTCAAAGTCCATGGCCTCACCCCCAAAGCGACCCTTGCCGGGGTCATGCCCATCGACACGGCGAGCTACGACCTCAACGCGACCCGGAGCCCTCTGGTTCGCAAGATGATCCGCGATGCCTTTGGCACCGACCGTGCGGTGCTGGAGGAAGCCTCGCCGCTCCCACAGGCCCGGAAAAACCGCGAGAGCTGCCCCCCATTTCTGATCGCTACCGCCAAGCAGCGCCTGGAGGCCGTGCAAGAGTCCCAGGCACTCGACAAGGCGCTCCCAAGCAGCAAGCTAATCCTGCAAGACTACCCCGGCAGCGGCCAGCTTGCCGCCCACGGACAGATTGCCAAGGACCTGATGGACCTCAAGAACCCCATGACCGTCCAGCTGCTCGCGTTCGTGCAAAAAAGCCGCCCAACCTCCTGAGTT
This genomic interval from Armatimonas rosea contains the following:
- a CDS encoding alpha/beta hydrolase — translated: MSHTLLPVQKDIAYGSDPAQKLDIYPASREQSGGAPVVIWVHGGGWRNGDKDNRSGTALCKTWSQEGIVTVNLNYRLTPAVVHPAHIQDIAAGVAWVQGNIAKHGGNPRRLFLLGHSAGAHLVALVATNPIYLKVHGLTPKATLAGVMPIDTASYDLNATRSPLVRKMIRDAFGTDRAVLEEASPLPQARKNRESCPPFLIATAKQRLEAVQESQALDKALPSSKLILQDYPGSGQLAAHGQIAKDLMDLKNPMTVQLLAFVQKSRPTS